The following proteins are encoded in a genomic region of Garra rufa chromosome 22, GarRuf1.0, whole genome shotgun sequence:
- the chst3b gene encoding carbohydrate sulfotransferase 3b → MRIKYTISVIFIVALVIIEKENSIISKVSDKLSPKLTPLTPLLLLSASLLTAAQHNVSTDLSSHQHVNHHLENWTRSIQQSASPASAAGGRKHILLLATTRTGSSFVGEFFNQQGSNMFYLFEPLWHVERMLTVETGGTNATVAGPAYRDVLRQLFLCDFSLLESFIEPPPEDHVTAALFRRESSRSLCEDPVCTPFVRKVFERYHCRVRRCGPLNLTLASQSCTQKEHRAIKSVRVRQLETLRPLAEDPRLDMKFIQLVRDPRAVLASRMVAFSSKYDVWKRWAVDGDLPVDEDEVRKLKGNCDNIRMSAEIGLKQPPWLRGRYMLVRYEDIARFPMRKAAEMYDFIGIPFTAKVEEWILKNTRASKEVSGVYSTQKNSSEQVEKWRFSIPYKLVQLVQKVCGPTMTLFGYKFAENKDMLTDKSVSLIEEKTFL, encoded by the exons ATGCGTATTAAATACACCATTTCTGTCATCTTTATTGTGGCTCTGGTCATCATAGAAAAGGAAAACAGCATAATTTCAAA GGTGTCTGATAAACTGAGCCCAAAACTGACCCCGCTGACCCCGCTGCTGCTGCTCAGCGCATCTCTCTTGACTGCTGCGCAACACAATGTGTCGACTGACCTCTCGTCTCACCAACACGTGAATCATCATCTGGAGAACTGGACTCGGTCCATCCAGCAGAGCGCATCGCCGGCGTCTGCAGCCGGAGGACGGAAACACATCCTTCTGTTGGCCACGACTCGCACAGGCTCCTCGTTCGTGGGTGAATTTTTTAACCAGCAGGGCTCCAATATGTTTTACCTGTTCGAGCCGCTGTGGCACGTGGAGCGCATGTTAACCGTGGAGACCGGCGGGACGAACGCCACCGTCGCCGGGCCGGCGTATCGAGACGTTCTGCGTCAGCTGTTCCTGTGTGACTTTTCCCTGCTAGAGAGCTTCATCGAGCCGCCGCCTGAGGATCACGTGACCGCTGCGCTCTTCCGTCGCGAGTCTAGCCGCTCGCTGTGCGAAGATCCCGTCTGCACGCCGTTCGTTAGAAAAGTATTCGAGCGTTACCACTGCCGCGTGCGGCGCTGCGGACCGCTCAACCTGACGCTGGCCTCTCAGTCTTGCACGCAGAAGGAGCATCGCGCGATTAAGTCCGTCCGCGTGCGGCAGCTGGAGACGTTACGACCGCTGGCCGAAGATCCCAGACTGGACATGAAGTTCATCCAGCTGGTCAGGGACCCTCGCGCCGTTCTCGCCTCACGCATGGTCGCCTTCTCCAGCAAGTACGACGTCTGGAAGAGGTGGGCCGTGGACGGAGACCTTCCGGTGGATGAGGATGAAGTGAGAAAACTTAAAGGGAACTGCGATAACATCCGCATGTCCGCCGAGATCGGTCTGAAGCAGCCGCCGTGGCTTCGCGGACGCTACATGCTAGTGCGCTACGAGGACATCGCGCGATTCCCCATGCGCAAAGCTGCAGAGATGTATGACTTTATAGGCATTCCCTTCACTGCAAAGGTGGAAGAGTGGATCTTAAAAAATACTCGGGCATCTAAGGAGGTCAGTGGAGTTTATTCCACCCAGAAAAACTCCTCGGAGCAGGTGGAGAAATGGAGGTTCAGCATTCCCTACAAACTGGTGCAGCTGGTGCAGAAAGTCTGTGGCCCCACCATGACTCTGTTTGGATACAAGTTTGCAGAGAACAAAGACATGTTGACTGATAAATCAGTAAGTCTGATTGAGGAGAAAACATTTTTATGA
- the ghitm gene encoding growth hormone-inducible transmembrane protein, producing the protein MLVSRLSCLRTVSVLGLRSALCRAPGGLRSPALLKSSPPLIRPQQGYSTKTRLGFRRSKTSKEQFQEKAFEPATDTAIRIDSMGRIVLAGGAAVGLGALCYYGLGMSNEMGAIEKAVIWPQFVKDRIHSTYMYFAGSVGLTALSALAVSRTPALMGLMMRGSWLAIGATFAAMIGAGMLVRSISYEHSPMPKHLAWALHAGVMGAVIAPLTLLGGPLMVRAAWYTAGIVGGLSTVAMCAPSEKFLSMGGPLAVGFGVVFASSLGSMFLPPTSAFGAGLYSVAVYGGLVLFSMFLLYDTQKVIKRAETHPLYGVQKYDPINACMGIYMDTLNIFMRLVMILANGGGNRRK; encoded by the exons ATGTTGGTGTCACGTCTGTCATGCCTGAGGACCGTCTCTGTGCTGGGGCTCCGCTCGGCTCTGTGTCGGGCTCCCGGCGGCCTGCGGAGTCCAGCCCTGCTCAAGTCCAGTCCACCCCTGATCAGACCACAGCAG GGTTATTCCACCAAAACTAGACTGGGATTCCGCCGGAGCAAGACTTCCAAAGAGCAGTTTCAGGAAAAGGCGTTTGAACCCGCTACAGACACCGCAATCAGAA TTGACAGCATGGGCCGGATCGTCCTGGCAGGAGGTGCCGCCGTCGGTTTGGGAGCTTTATGTTATTACGGCTTAGGGATGTCCAATGAGATGGGAGCCATCGAGAAAGCAGT GATCTGGCCGCAGTTCGTGAAGGACAGGATTCACTCCACATACATGTATTTCGCGGGCAGCGTGGGTCTGACGGCTCTATCAGCATTAGCCGTCAGCAGGACGCCGGCGCTCATGGGACTCATGATGAGGGGCTCCTGGCTG GCTATTGGCGCCACGTTCGCTGCTATGATCGGCGCAGGGATGCTGGTGAGGTCCATCTCGTACGAACACAGTCCGATGCCAAAACACCTGGCCTGGGCTCTACACGCAG GTGTAATGGGAGCCGTTATCGCGCCGTTGACTCTGTTAGGAGGCCCGCTGATGGTTCGTGCAGCCTGGTACACAGCAGGCATCGTGGGCGGTTTGTCGACCGTGGCCATGTGCGCGCCGAGCGAGAAGTTCCTCAGCATGGGCGGCCCGCTCGCCGTGGGCTTCGGAGTGGTGTTCGCCTCTTCTCTGG GCTCCATGTTTCTGCCCCCCACCTCGGCGTTCGGGGCCGGCCTGTACTCGGTGGCGGTTTATGGAGGTCTGGTCCTGTTCAGCATGTTTCTGCTGTACGACACACAGAAAGTCATCAAGCGTGCCGAGACGCACCCTCTTTACGGCGTTCAGAAATATGACCCCATTAATGC GTGTATGGGCATTTACATGGACACTCTCAACATCTTCATGCGGCTGGTGATGATTCTAGCCAACGGCGGCGGAAACAGAAGGAAGTAG